One window of the Halobacteriovorax sp. JY17 genome contains the following:
- a CDS encoding FAD-binding oxidoreductase, translated as MKLNKLSPKSREELETHLKSKTPSFYHSSKTSTVIPYDHIESYLEDLGVLEFTMVNLTELPTHMELDGEGNLTIEGPVTWQEAKAYCHSKGRDIMTSPTEELACILAGFATSATGERCFGFGTLRDQVISLEYLNSKAEVHTLSSKNKLPINKELEEYQRSYNSFKDFKNAPFPRMEVETDLLTGTEGQLGVITKAILKTTVLEDRTFIFIKLPKWEENFSKHLEIFSKVQSFRDRIFSCELLDSNSMAVLPEEERIIESGDLIFLEVRSSAFESVYEDLISKFELITDEDMFEVPAAKSHRLRMNVPRFTFERNSRMGVVKKGTDVQVSPEKFPELLEIYKELSTLGIDYNLFGHFGDAHLHFNFLPDQTKVETCQEKLEELYRKVKSIGGSPFAEHGIGLIKQKFIADFLDPLHYVVFDQIKNEHDPENILFPMGFLNLNRSIG; from the coding sequence ATGAAACTAAATAAATTATCCCCTAAAAGCAGAGAAGAGCTCGAGACTCATTTGAAGTCGAAAACTCCTTCGTTCTATCACAGCTCTAAAACTTCAACAGTGATTCCCTACGATCATATCGAAAGCTATTTAGAAGATTTAGGGGTCTTAGAATTCACAATGGTTAATCTCACTGAGTTACCTACACATATGGAATTAGATGGTGAGGGAAATCTCACTATTGAAGGTCCCGTCACTTGGCAAGAGGCGAAGGCGTATTGTCATTCAAAGGGCAGAGATATCATGACCTCGCCCACAGAGGAGCTTGCTTGTATTCTTGCAGGCTTTGCAACCTCGGCAACTGGTGAGCGCTGCTTTGGTTTTGGAACGCTGAGGGATCAGGTTATTTCGCTTGAATATTTAAATTCTAAGGCCGAAGTGCACACGTTAAGTTCTAAGAATAAGTTACCTATTAATAAAGAATTGGAAGAGTATCAAAGAAGTTATAATTCCTTTAAGGATTTTAAGAATGCGCCTTTTCCACGAATGGAAGTTGAGACGGACCTCCTGACTGGAACGGAAGGGCAGCTTGGAGTTATTACGAAAGCTATTTTAAAGACAACAGTCCTAGAAGATAGAACTTTTATTTTCATTAAACTTCCAAAGTGGGAGGAAAATTTCTCTAAGCACTTAGAAATTTTTTCTAAGGTGCAGTCTTTTAGGGATCGAATTTTCTCTTGTGAATTGCTAGATTCTAATTCGATGGCAGTTCTTCCTGAGGAAGAGAGAATTATTGAGTCTGGTGATCTTATATTTTTAGAGGTTCGCTCTAGTGCCTTTGAAAGCGTATATGAAGACCTAATTTCAAAATTTGAATTAATCACAGATGAAGATATGTTTGAAGTTCCTGCGGCGAAGAGTCATAGGCTTAGAATGAATGTTCCAAGATTTACATTTGAGCGTAATTCTAGAATGGGCGTAGTTAAGAAGGGGACAGATGTTCAAGTTTCCCCTGAAAAGTTTCCGGAACTCTTAGAGATCTATAAAGAACTTTCTACACTTGGTATTGATTATAACCTCTTTGGTCATTTTGGAGATGCACACTTACACTTTAACTTCTTACCTGATCAAACGAAGGTCGAAACTTGCCAAGAGAAATTGGAAGAGTTGTATAGAAAGGTTAAGAGTATTGGTGGGTCTCCATTTGCAGAGCATGGAATTGGCTTAATTAAGCAGAAGTTTATTGCTGATTTCTTAGATCCTTTACACTATGTTGTCTTTGACCAAATAAAGAATGAGCATGATCCAGAAAATATATTATTTCCAATGGGATTTTTAAATTTAAATAGGAGTATTGGTTGA
- the rsgA gene encoding ribosome small subunit-dependent GTPase A has product MRARIYKSDKRQFECKVESTGEMVKANAIGNLLKKGETLVVGDWVGLEEIPETNEIIITSLEERGSEIFRIIVREQRKKVTASNCDLLIILTSVSKPKFKRGFIDRFLARASQWGIRPIVVFNKMDEFDDDFDILFEERRLENLGAKCFEISALNPDYKQRFLSKGYEDLKNEIHDRTSIFLGQSGVGKSETINTLSEGKYKLKTNVIARVGKGSHTTTWSEIIDLDGFCTIDSPGIRSFSLEDVDPEELLSLFPDLEEIAGECKFSNCEHLEDSKGCVFWSKYSPESEEGELIHSRLDSYLRIYEEVSAQPFWQRKY; this is encoded by the coding sequence TTGAGAGCTAGGATTTATAAATCTGATAAGCGTCAATTTGAATGTAAAGTTGAATCGACTGGCGAGATGGTTAAGGCCAATGCTATTGGAAATCTCTTAAAGAAAGGCGAGACTCTCGTTGTAGGAGATTGGGTTGGACTTGAAGAAATTCCAGAGACAAATGAAATTATTATTACTTCTCTTGAAGAGAGAGGAAGTGAAATATTTAGAATAATCGTTCGCGAGCAAAGAAAGAAGGTTACTGCATCTAATTGTGATCTCTTAATTATCTTAACATCAGTTTCAAAACCAAAATTTAAGCGTGGTTTTATCGATAGATTCTTAGCAAGAGCAAGTCAGTGGGGGATTCGTCCCATTGTTGTTTTTAATAAAATGGATGAGTTTGATGACGACTTTGATATTTTATTTGAAGAAAGAAGGCTTGAAAATCTTGGCGCAAAATGTTTTGAGATATCGGCCCTTAATCCTGATTACAAGCAGAGGTTTCTTTCCAAAGGTTATGAAGATTTGAAGAATGAAATTCATGACAGAACTTCTATTTTTCTTGGTCAATCAGGAGTGGGAAAGAGTGAGACAATTAACACTCTCTCTGAAGGAAAGTATAAATTAAAAACTAATGTAATTGCGAGAGTTGGAAAAGGGTCCCACACAACAACTTGGTCTGAAATTATTGACCTTGATGGTTTTTGTACCATTGATTCTCCAGGAATTAGATCTTTCTCATTAGAAGACGTTGATCCAGAAGAGCTCTTAAGTTTATTTCCTGATTTAGAAGAGATCGCCGGGGAGTGCAAGTTCTCAAATTGTGAGCATCTTGAAGATTCTAAAGGCTGTGTTTTTTGGAGTAAGTATTCTCCTGAATCTGAAGAGGGGGAGCTTATTCATAGTAGATTGGATTCCTATCTTCGTATTTATGAAGAAGTTTCGGCACAGCCATTTTGGCAGAGAAAATATTAG
- a CDS encoding PilZ domain-containing protein has protein sequence MTDKVLDFVEKRKENVELKRRNFERILFQNFLGAYSVIDQSGVIYPIDLVDISNEGCLFQIPWNASRDSKFEQDTEISMRMYFTNESYVPVIVNVKYGREYIGRDGNTYMQYGCEFDQSLPSFTAMKSFIEFMYSFAEHSAIDKGDRKVYFR, from the coding sequence ATGACTGATAAAGTGTTGGATTTTGTTGAAAAGAGAAAAGAGAATGTAGAATTAAAGCGTAGAAATTTTGAAAGAATTCTATTTCAAAACTTTCTTGGGGCCTATTCTGTTATTGATCAGTCCGGAGTTATTTATCCAATAGATCTCGTTGATATCTCCAATGAAGGGTGCCTCTTTCAAATTCCTTGGAATGCGAGTAGAGACTCTAAGTTTGAGCAAGACACAGAGATTTCTATGAGAATGTACTTTACAAATGAAAGCTATGTTCCTGTAATTGTTAATGTTAAATACGGACGTGAATATATTGGTAGGGATGGAAACACGTATATGCAATATGGGTGTGAATTTGACCAATCACTACCTTCGTTCACGGCCATGAAGAGTTTCATTGAATTCATGTACTCTTTCGCTGAGCATTCCGCCATAGATAAGGGCGACCGAAAAGTTTATTTCAGATAA
- a CDS encoding peptidylprolyl isomerase, whose amino-acid sequence MFGMGGVKKSDHKEDLDRVTVNFQTTLGEFEAELYAKECPETVWNFVNLIEGRQETKKEGPYYDGLIFHRVISGFMIQGGCPDGNGMGGPGYKFGDECTPELKHDSEGIFSMANAGPGTNGSQFFITLGATPHLNGRHTVFGKITSGMDVIHKIGTTPTGGMDRPIDEVVMEKVTVKR is encoded by the coding sequence ATGTTTGGTATGGGTGGAGTAAAGAAATCAGATCATAAAGAAGATCTAGATAGAGTAACAGTAAATTTTCAAACAACTCTTGGAGAGTTTGAAGCAGAGCTTTACGCAAAAGAGTGTCCAGAAACAGTATGGAACTTTGTTAACCTAATCGAAGGAAGACAAGAGACAAAGAAAGAAGGACCTTATTATGATGGTCTTATTTTTCACAGAGTTATTTCTGGATTTATGATTCAAGGTGGATGTCCAGACGGAAACGGAATGGGTGGTCCAGGTTATAAATTTGGTGATGAGTGTACTCCTGAACTTAAGCACGACAGCGAAGGTATTTTCTCTATGGCCAATGCTGGACCTGGAACAAATGGTTCTCAATTCTTTATTACTCTTGGAGCAACTCCACACTTAAATGGAAGACACACGGTCTTTGGAAAAATTACAAGTGGTATGGATGTTATTCATAAAATTGGAACAACTCCAACAGGTGGAATGGATAGACCTATTGATGAAGTTGTAATGGAAAAAGTTACTGTAAAAAGATAA
- the recJ gene encoding single-stranded-DNA-specific exonuclease RecJ: MQTTHTTHVTNSQKPQMQPSFHPVIQRIFDKRDMGPKEITEFLSWDLKAMPSLTSMKDLDISSKRVIEAMDNGEKIAIYGDYDVDGTTSCALLYHFFKMIDVEVGLIQPSRFIEGYGIHPPSVDKAHEDGYKVMITVDCGITNNEAADRAKEIGIDLIITDHHKDARDVMPDAFAIINPNRRDEPENSELRALAGVTVGFALAVQIREDLIARGQDIPSLYPLLQFAAIGTICDLAKLNPTNLKIVRHGLKQIPTTQYHGIKAFFSPEERKRGFVPSEKLSFNIGPLINSKGRLDHPEKALQLLTIEDDKKAFEFYSHLEICNKERKFIQAEVFNSAKEQVLKSLDGKEHVASIVYSADWHEGVIGIVASKLVETFKVPAIVFTNSEQDGIIKASARSAGDLNLFDCLAENSELFLKFGGHKAAAGLSMPKENLSVFKKNMLETISKVPAIQRTVQNYFDVEIEPHEINPKLLKELEMLEPFGMGNQKPLFKMKNFRLDSFDLLKDVHVRWNLSSKKDPTCKLKGISFNYIGKWGIAHPEDLYNAQERDDDELTAYFTLGVNHFNGNQYIQLMIERIES; this comes from the coding sequence ATGCAAACTACACACACTACACATGTTACTAATTCACAAAAACCACAGATGCAGCCTAGCTTCCATCCTGTTATTCAACGTATCTTTGACAAAAGAGATATGGGTCCAAAAGAGATAACAGAATTTCTATCATGGGATTTAAAGGCCATGCCTTCTCTTACTTCTATGAAAGACTTAGATATTTCATCTAAGAGAGTTATAGAGGCCATGGATAACGGCGAGAAAATTGCCATCTACGGAGACTACGATGTTGATGGAACAACATCTTGTGCGCTTCTTTATCACTTCTTTAAAATGATTGATGTCGAAGTAGGTCTTATTCAGCCAAGCCGATTTATTGAAGGCTACGGAATACATCCTCCTTCAGTTGATAAGGCCCACGAAGATGGTTATAAAGTAATGATCACAGTCGACTGCGGAATCACAAATAATGAAGCTGCAGATAGGGCTAAAGAAATTGGTATTGATTTAATTATTACCGATCATCATAAAGATGCAAGAGATGTCATGCCTGACGCCTTTGCCATCATAAATCCAAATAGAAGAGATGAGCCAGAAAACTCTGAACTAAGGGCCTTAGCAGGAGTTACTGTTGGATTCGCTCTTGCTGTTCAAATTAGAGAAGATCTAATAGCTAGAGGACAAGATATCCCTAGTCTCTACCCTCTTCTACAATTTGCGGCCATTGGAACCATTTGTGACTTAGCAAAATTAAACCCAACAAACTTAAAAATTGTAAGGCACGGATTAAAACAAATCCCTACAACTCAGTACCACGGAATTAAGGCCTTCTTCTCCCCTGAAGAGAGAAAGAGAGGCTTCGTTCCTTCTGAGAAGTTATCATTTAATATTGGCCCTCTTATTAATTCTAAGGGAAGACTAGATCACCCAGAAAAAGCACTTCAACTCTTAACGATTGAAGATGATAAGAAAGCTTTTGAATTCTACTCTCATCTAGAAATTTGTAATAAAGAAAGAAAATTCATACAAGCAGAAGTTTTTAATTCTGCGAAGGAGCAAGTACTTAAGAGCTTAGATGGAAAAGAGCATGTGGCCTCAATTGTCTACTCTGCCGATTGGCACGAAGGCGTCATTGGAATAGTTGCTTCTAAACTTGTTGAAACATTTAAAGTTCCTGCCATAGTTTTCACAAACTCAGAGCAGGATGGAATCATCAAAGCATCTGCTCGAAGCGCAGGAGACTTAAACCTCTTTGACTGTTTAGCTGAAAATTCTGAACTCTTTTTAAAGTTTGGTGGCCATAAAGCGGCAGCAGGGCTTTCCATGCCAAAAGAGAACTTAAGTGTCTTCAAGAAGAATATGCTTGAAACAATTTCTAAGGTTCCAGCTATTCAAAGAACTGTTCAAAATTACTTTGATGTTGAAATCGAACCTCATGAAATAAACCCAAAGCTTTTAAAAGAACTTGAGATGCTAGAGCCATTTGGAATGGGAAATCAGAAGCCACTATTTAAAATGAAGAATTTTAGACTTGATAGCTTTGACCTCTTAAAAGATGTCCATGTGAGATGGAATCTAAGCTCTAAGAAAGACCCTACTTGTAAGCTAAAAGGTATCAGCTTTAATTATATTGGAAAATGGGGAATCGCTCACCCTGAAGATCTTTATAATGCTCAAGAAAGAGATGATGATGAACTTACTGCTTACTTCACTCTTGGGGTAAATCACTTTAATGGAAATCAATATATTCAACTCATGATCGAGAGAATTGAGTCATAG
- a CDS encoding response regulator — MKKTEILMVDGDPDRRNNFALRLRAQGHQVELSLEGFQTIHLLEKNSYAALIIFGNLADMPGLEILSLARISNTKTELPIIFISNGTDQEEVLNAFEYGANDIIVYSEKCFASLIEKLKKYITIKKPK; from the coding sequence ATGAAAAAGACTGAAATATTAATGGTCGATGGTGATCCTGACAGAAGAAATAACTTTGCATTGAGACTCAGAGCTCAAGGACACCAAGTCGAACTCTCTCTTGAAGGTTTTCAAACTATTCATCTTCTTGAAAAGAACTCATACGCAGCCCTGATCATCTTCGGAAATTTAGCCGATATGCCTGGCCTAGAGATTTTAAGCTTGGCCCGAATCTCAAATACAAAGACTGAGCTTCCAATTATTTTCATTTCTAATGGTACTGATCAAGAAGAAGTTCTTAACGCATTTGAGTATGGGGCGAATGATATTATCGTCTATTCAGAAAAATGCTTTGCCTCTTTGATTGAAAAATTAAAGAAGTATATAACCATAAAAAAGCCTAAATAA
- a CDS encoding KamA family radical SAM protein, producing MESWQEEFKQSIKSHEALESFFNKSFPKTGYPILIPRSLAQRIREKGLDSPLGRQFLPTHEETSTEGLIDPIGDHHQSPISQIVHRYKNRILFFPTQVCPVICRYCFRKNELSTNDELFKSNFEKVLSYIREHEEIEEIIFSGGDPLILSDEKIQSYLTKFSKISHIKYIRFHTRTPIILPSRITETFCDMIKEFKTKFQQIHLVVHANHRDEFTEENREAIKKLRNHGINLLSQSVLLKDINNSKEDLLALINEFIKLDIRPYYLHHPDQVRGGLHFMLSLEEGRKIYSTLRDELPGWAMPNYIIDIPGGEGKVNAYNPETYHFSGHLLSKNGTKVPYL from the coding sequence ATGGAGAGCTGGCAGGAGGAATTCAAGCAATCTATTAAATCTCATGAAGCCCTTGAGTCTTTCTTTAATAAGTCTTTTCCAAAGACAGGCTATCCAATTCTCATACCAAGATCTCTCGCCCAAAGAATAAGAGAAAAGGGATTAGACTCACCTCTTGGAAGACAATTTCTCCCCACACATGAAGAAACCAGCACCGAAGGGCTTATTGATCCTATAGGAGACCATCATCAGTCGCCAATCTCTCAAATTGTTCATAGATATAAAAATAGAATTCTCTTCTTCCCCACTCAAGTGTGCCCAGTTATTTGTCGCTATTGCTTTAGAAAGAATGAACTCAGTACCAATGACGAACTCTTTAAATCAAATTTTGAGAAGGTTCTCTCTTATATAAGAGAGCATGAAGAAATTGAAGAAATTATCTTCAGCGGAGGTGATCCTCTAATTCTTAGCGATGAAAAAATTCAAAGCTATCTTACAAAGTTCAGCAAGATTTCACATATAAAGTATATTCGCTTTCACACCAGAACTCCGATTATTCTTCCAAGTAGGATTACTGAAACCTTCTGCGATATGATCAAAGAATTTAAAACGAAATTTCAACAAATTCATTTAGTGGTTCATGCAAATCACAGAGATGAATTTACAGAGGAAAACAGAGAAGCAATTAAGAAACTTAGAAACCATGGTATTAATCTCCTCTCGCAAAGTGTTCTCCTAAAAGATATTAACAATTCAAAAGAAGACCTACTCGCACTCATTAACGAATTTATTAAATTAGACATTCGTCCCTACTATCTTCACCACCCTGATCAAGTAAGAGGCGGACTTCACTTCATGCTTTCTCTTGAAGAAGGGAGAAAGATTTACTCCACTTTACGAGACGAGCTCCCCGGATGGGCCATGCCAAATTACATCATCGATATTCCTGGAGGAGAGGGTAAGGTAAATGCTTATAATCCCGAAACATACCACTTTAGTGGTCACTTATTAAGTAAAAACGGTACTAAAGTTCCATATTTATAG
- a CDS encoding exonuclease domain-containing protein, protein MAYFTQEEREILLRSFPNGIVALDLETTGLSPLIDKVIELSAIKVTPYGEEVFDELIDPQIDIPQFTIDIHGITNDMVQGKRTLDKVLPEFINFIGSLPLVAHNAKFDLGFLVFGMHQNKLPLGESHIYCSCKFSRFSLRGCSNFKLATLTKELEIPLENHHRALDDAIACLKVFERGLRVFKKPDRKILNEAYLFKVKDFSKQEDFEIPKKLKPLQDKVKDQEMIEIKYRGGSLKNQFRPVRPISFLPMPQGNMLYAHCLVSNMYKSFSLKKIIELRELSADEKKVLKEKMEKK, encoded by the coding sequence ATGGCATACTTTACGCAGGAAGAGAGAGAAATTCTACTAAGATCATTCCCCAATGGAATTGTCGCTCTCGACCTAGAGACCACTGGGCTCTCACCCCTTATTGATAAGGTGATAGAGCTTTCCGCCATTAAGGTGACGCCTTACGGCGAAGAAGTTTTTGACGAGCTTATTGACCCACAAATAGATATCCCTCAATTTACAATTGATATTCATGGCATCACAAACGACATGGTGCAAGGAAAGAGAACTTTAGACAAAGTTCTACCAGAGTTCATAAATTTTATTGGAAGTCTTCCTCTCGTTGCTCACAATGCAAAATTTGACTTAGGCTTCCTAGTTTTTGGAATGCACCAAAATAAACTCCCGCTTGGCGAATCTCATATCTATTGCTCTTGTAAATTTTCGAGGTTTTCTCTCAGAGGATGCTCCAACTTTAAGTTAGCAACTTTAACTAAGGAATTAGAAATTCCTCTTGAAAACCACCACCGTGCTTTAGATGATGCCATCGCCTGTTTAAAAGTTTTTGAAAGAGGACTGAGAGTTTTTAAAAAACCAGATAGAAAAATTTTAAACGAAGCTTATCTTTTTAAAGTGAAAGACTTCTCTAAACAAGAAGATTTTGAAATTCCTAAAAAATTAAAACCTTTACAAGACAAAGTAAAAGATCAAGAAATGATCGAGATCAAATACCGAGGCGGAAGCTTAAAGAATCAATTTAGGCCAGTGCGCCCTATAAGCTTTCTTCCTATGCCACAAGGAAATATGCTCTACGCCCACTGCCTTGTTAGCAATATGTATAAATCATTTTCTTTAAAGAAAATTATAGAACTAAGAGAACTTAGTGCTGATGAAAAGAAAGTCTTAAAAGAAAAAATGGAAAAGAAATGA
- the lpdA gene encoding dihydrolipoyl dehydrogenase, whose protein sequence is MKSFDVVVIGAGPGGYVAAIRASQLGKNVAIVEMDKFGGVCLNRGCIPTKAVLKSAHSVHEIADMKDLGINVELKSLDGGQAVKRAKGISDKISKGVEFLMKKNKITSIEGKAILKDKTTIEVKSKKGHTETIKATNIILATGAHYRSFPGLEHDGKRLIGAWEAIKMEKLPKSIGIIGAGAIGVEFAYFWNAFGVDVHIFELQKNLLPIEDTDSSKEVEKAYKKYGIKLSLGVEKVSAKNNGNDVTITAVENGKTVDYKFEMGLIAVGMTGNIDGIGLEAAGIKTDRGFVSVNNMYQTSAPNVYAIGDLAGPPLLAHAASHEGVVAAEHISGLHPHAIDAMNIAGCTYCQPQVASVGYTERALKEKGIKFSVGKIPFQANGKAMASNETAGFVKTLMGEDGEMLGAHIVGTQATELIHEYVLFRQMEGIDEEMFATVHPHPTLGEFLAESVLNAKGRSLNF, encoded by the coding sequence ATGAAGAGTTTTGATGTTGTTGTTATTGGAGCTGGGCCAGGTGGATATGTTGCCGCAATTCGTGCTTCACAACTTGGAAAGAATGTTGCGATTGTTGAAATGGATAAGTTTGGTGGAGTTTGTCTAAACCGTGGATGTATTCCAACTAAAGCAGTTCTTAAGTCTGCTCACTCTGTTCACGAAATAGCTGACATGAAAGACCTTGGTATCAACGTTGAGTTAAAATCTTTAGACGGTGGACAAGCTGTTAAAAGAGCAAAAGGTATAAGTGATAAAATCTCAAAAGGTGTTGAGTTCTTAATGAAGAAGAACAAGATTACTTCTATTGAAGGTAAAGCTATTCTTAAAGACAAGACAACGATTGAAGTTAAGTCTAAGAAAGGTCACACCGAAACAATTAAAGCGACAAATATTATTCTAGCAACTGGTGCTCATTATAGAAGCTTTCCAGGGCTTGAGCACGATGGGAAGAGACTTATTGGAGCTTGGGAAGCTATTAAGATGGAGAAATTACCAAAGTCTATCGGTATCATTGGTGCTGGTGCAATTGGTGTTGAATTTGCCTACTTTTGGAATGCTTTTGGAGTAGATGTTCATATTTTTGAACTTCAAAAGAATCTTCTTCCAATTGAAGATACTGATTCTTCTAAAGAAGTTGAAAAAGCGTATAAGAAATATGGAATCAAACTCTCTCTTGGAGTTGAAAAAGTTTCTGCTAAGAATAATGGAAATGATGTAACAATCACTGCTGTAGAGAATGGTAAGACTGTTGATTATAAGTTTGAGATGGGTCTTATCGCTGTTGGTATGACAGGAAATATTGATGGTATCGGTCTAGAGGCCGCTGGAATTAAAACAGATAGAGGTTTTGTTTCTGTAAACAATATGTATCAAACAAGCGCTCCAAATGTTTACGCAATTGGTGATCTTGCTGGACCACCTCTTCTTGCACACGCAGCTTCTCACGAAGGTGTTGTCGCGGCAGAACACATTTCAGGACTTCACCCTCACGCAATCGATGCGATGAATATTGCTGGTTGTACTTACTGTCAGCCTCAGGTGGCTTCAGTTGGTTACACTGAGAGAGCTCTTAAAGAAAAAGGGATTAAATTTTCGGTTGGTAAAATTCCTTTCCAAGCAAACGGAAAAGCTATGGCCTCAAATGAGACCGCAGGATTTGTTAAAACTCTTATGGGTGAAGACGGAGAAATGCTTGGTGCTCATATTGTTGGAACTCAGGCGACTGAACTTATTCATGAGTATGTTCTATTTAGACAAATGGAAGGGATTGATGAAGAGATGTTCGCTACAGTTCATCCACACCCAACTCTTGGAGAATTCTTAGCTGAGTCTGTACTAAATGCTAAGGGTAGAAGTTTAAACTTCTAA
- the sucB gene encoding 2-oxoglutarate dehydrogenase, E2 component, dihydrolipoamide succinyltransferase: MRHEIVMPQMGESITNGTITKWHKQPGDMVEIDEILLEISTDKVESEIPSPIAGKVVEVIYPEGDTIDVGILIAVIDDDANATVGGSAPAASAPAGAPASSVSATPVAGSERMDVVMPQMGESITNGTITKWHKQPGDMVEIDEILLEISTDKVESEIPSPVAGRVEEVLFAEGETIDVGIKIASIEQNLDVPFGQSGAAATSTPAQATSTPAATTQAPAASTNSGERRFYTPLVKALATKHGVALSELANISGSGAAGRVNKADFMNFLNNRGSAPAARPAAASAPAAPVKSSVPAFSSTDRVEIVPMDNMRKAIAKNMIASKMTSPHVNSIDETDMTNIFKFREGFKNEFKKQEGFSLTYTHFILYALVQALKEFPVVNASIDGDNIVYKKDVNLGCAVAVPGNGLVVPVIKGADNLNIRGIARKLDELVQKARAKKLTMDDMSGGTYTFTNNGSFGILAATPVILQPQLAIFCVGTMKKRPIVTEDDAIAIRQMMYATHTYDHRLIDGEVGSKFLRHVINTLETTDWAQLF; the protein is encoded by the coding sequence ATGAGACACGAAATCGTAATGCCACAAATGGGTGAGTCGATCACAAACGGAACGATCACTAAGTGGCATAAACAACCAGGAGATATGGTTGAAATTGACGAGATTCTTTTAGAGATCTCTACAGATAAAGTTGAATCAGAAATCCCTTCTCCAATCGCTGGAAAAGTTGTCGAAGTTATCTACCCAGAGGGAGATACGATTGACGTAGGAATTCTAATCGCTGTTATTGATGATGATGCTAATGCAACTGTTGGTGGATCAGCTCCGGCTGCTTCTGCACCAGCGGGAGCTCCTGCATCTTCTGTGTCAGCAACGCCTGTTGCAGGTAGTGAAAGAATGGACGTTGTAATGCCACAAATGGGTGAGTCTATTACAAACGGAACGATTACTAAGTGGCATAAGCAACCAGGTGATATGGTTGAAATTGACGAAATTCTCTTAGAGATTTCTACTGACAAAGTAGAGTCTGAAATTCCTTCTCCTGTAGCAGGAAGAGTGGAAGAAGTTCTCTTCGCTGAAGGTGAGACTATTGATGTTGGGATTAAGATTGCTTCTATTGAGCAAAACTTAGATGTTCCATTTGGACAGAGTGGAGCAGCAGCGACATCAACTCCTGCACAAGCAACTTCAACACCTGCGGCGACAACTCAAGCTCCAGCAGCGAGTACAAACTCAGGAGAGAGAAGATTCTATACTCCTCTCGTTAAGGCACTTGCTACTAAGCATGGTGTTGCGCTTTCAGAATTAGCAAATATCTCTGGAAGTGGAGCAGCTGGAAGAGTTAATAAAGCTGACTTCATGAATTTCTTAAATAATAGAGGATCTGCACCAGCAGCAAGACCTGCAGCAGCGAGTGCTCCTGCGGCTCCTGTAAAATCTTCTGTTCCAGCATTCTCTTCAACTGATAGAGTTGAAATTGTTCCAATGGACAATATGAGAAAAGCAATCGCTAAGAATATGATCGCTTCGAAGATGACTTCACCACACGTGAATTCAATTGATGAAACAGATATGACAAATATCTTTAAGTTTAGAGAAGGCTTTAAAAATGAATTCAAAAAACAAGAGGGCTTCTCCCTTACTTATACTCACTTTATTCTCTACGCACTTGTACAAGCGCTTAAAGAATTCCCTGTTGTTAATGCATCTATAGATGGTGACAATATTGTTTACAAGAAAGACGTTAATCTAGGTTGTGCAGTAGCAGTTCCGGGGAACGGTCTAGTTGTTCCAGTAATTAAAGGTGCTGATAATCTTAATATTAGAGGAATTGCTAGAAAGTTAGATGAACTTGTTCAAAAGGCAAGAGCAAAGAAGCTTACAATGGATGATATGAGTGGAGGTACTTATACTTTTACTAATAACGGTTCATTTGGAATTCTTGCTGCAACACCAGTAATTCTTCAGCCTCAATTAGCAATCTTTTGTGTAGGTACAATGAAAAAGCGTCCAATTGTTACTGAAGATGATGCGATTGCAATTCGCCAGATGATGTACGCAACTCACACTTATGATCATAGACTGATTGATGGAGAAGTTGGTTCTAAGTTCTTAAGACACGTAATCAATACGCTTGAGACTACTGATTGGGCACAATTATTCTAA